Genomic window (Leptospira kanakyensis):
CGAATGCTTTGTGGTGTGTCCCAATTATCTTCTGAAAATTCTAGATAAGTTGCGGATAAAAGTACTCCTTCTGTGGGATCAGAGACAGTGATCGGCCCAATTCTTACTGAACTGTTTGGTTCTATGTTCAAACGAATTGTGAATTCTGCTTGTCTTCCATTTTCACTCGTGAATAAAAAATTCGGAGCTTCGTAAATGACAGAACCTTGCCCGGTTGTAGATGCAAAAAAAGATCCGATTAACATCTGTAAATTCAGTGGTGTTATGGATTGGCAAGAGACAGTGAGAGTGGAAATTACGAGGGAAATGATGGAAATACAGACTCTGAACATGATTCCCTTTTGTACTTGTAACGCTTCCAGTTAGGGTTCTCCCTCTATATATTACGAGAAAAATACCTTTAATCAGAAAAAAATTTCCAGGACTGCAATAAAACAAAATGAGCCAAAATCAAAACCAATCATCCAAAGGACCACTTGCTGGTGTAAAAGTTGTCGACTTATCTTTACTCCTTCCAGGCCCACTTTGTTCGCAACACTTAGCGGATATGGGAGCAGAAGTCATCAAAATTGAAAACCCAAGAGCTTATGATGGGTCTCGTGCGATGTTCAAAGGCAAAACAGGATATCCTGCTTTGTACATGATGCTCAATCGCAATAAAAAAGCGATCACACTGAATCTAAAACGAGAACAAGCCAAAGAGATTCTATTTAAACTTTTAGAAGATGCAGACATTTTACTCGAAGGATTTCGTCCCGATGGAATGGATAAGATGGGAATTGGTTATGATGTCTTAAAAGAAAAATTTCCTAAGTTGATTTACTGTGGAATTTCTGGCTACGGCATCTCGGGAAAATACGTAGATTTTGCGGGACACGATTTGAATTACTTAGCAGTATCTGGTGTCCTTGACCAAACTGGAAATCCTCCACGGCCTGCTGGTTTTCAATTGGCAGATGTGGGTGGAGGAACACTCACAGCACTTTCTGCGATCCTAGCTGCTCTTTACTTCAGAGAAAAAACTGGCAAAGGACAACGGATTGATATTTCTATGACAGATGCATCTCTCCAATTTCTTTCGTTATACGGTGGAATTTTATCTTCTTCGGAAAAATCTCCTGAAGCTGGAAATGATATTTTATCAGGTAAATTACCAAACTATAATGTTTATGAAACGAAAGAAGGTCGGTATGTAGCACTTGGTGCCTTAGAAGATATGTTCTTCCAAACTTTTTTACGGGCAGCAGGAATGGAAAACTTAACCAAAGACTACCCGATGAACGAAGAAAACATTCCGCTCATTAAACAAAAGTTAACCGATTATTTTAAATCCAAAACCTATTCCGATTTACAACCAATCTTTGACAATACGGATGCTTGCCTTTCTCCCATTCTCAATATGAAGGAAGTTTCAGAAGATCCACATATGAAAGAACGTGGTATGGTGATCGAAAGAAACCATCCGAAATACGGTCCAATTTTACAATTTGGATCTCCGTTTCATTTTTCAGAGACACCTTTTGTTTACAGAAACGATCCACCAGAACATGGGGAACATACGGAAGAGATTTTAGGTGGTTTGGGCTTTCCAAAAGATAAAATTGCGGAGTTTAAAAAAGACCGAGTGATCTAACAGCTCCCTTGCTTTTTTTTCGTAATTTCTTTATTTTGTCCCAGGGGGGAGGTAAACTCTCCCTAAACCTACAGTATGAAGTTATTACAAGTTTCCGACCTCCATCTTTCCCAAAATTCCCCCGAAGAAAAGAGTTATTCTCTTTCCGTATTACGAGAAATTTTACAAACAGCGGAATCTACAAAATGTGATCGCATTCTATTTTGTGGAGATCTTTTTAATACCTTCCCTGATTTAGAATCACTCCGCTCGGAATTCTTAAAAGAAGTTTCTTCTTATTCGGGAATCATTTATTTTCTTCCAGGAAACCATGAAATCCTTGAGAAAAAAGGAAATAATAACCGTTATGCGGACTATGATTGGTCTTCGAAAGTAAAAGTTTTGGACAAAACTCCTTATTTTTTATTTGAAGATAACGGAATCGAATTTTTATCCATCCCTCACCAAGAAAACTATTCTGAACTTTTACTTTCTCCTCCACCGGCAAAACAAACAAAACTAAGAATTGGTCTTGCTCATGGAACTGTTTCTGGAATGAGTTTTACTGGCCTAAGTGAGGAAGAAGAAGAGGGTGGATCCTATTTAGATCCTCATCTCATTCAAAACTTAGGATTGGATTATCTTGCTATAGGACATTTACACCGTGCACGTACAGGTATGATTGGAAACTGTGAGGTTGGTTATGCGGGATCATCTCGCGTTTGGAGAAAAGGAGAGTCTGGAAAAAGAGGAGGGATTCTCCTTCATGTTGATGGGGCAAAGGTTCGCACTGAATCCGTTTATTTTAAGTCAGCTGGTGAATATAGAGAAATTTTAGTTTCCTTAGATACGGAAGGAAAACCAGAAGAAAGTATCGAAACCTATTTGGATGGAACAAACCCGGAGGATTGGATTGTATTTCGTTTTCTTGGTTATGTTGACTCCATGGTAGAAAAACAAAAATTCCAAGAAACTGTTCTTCGCGATTGGAAATCAAAATTCCGAATTTTAGAATTTGATCCCGATGAATCACAAATCACTGTCATCCAACATCTTTCTGAAAATGAATTTGTGAAACAATTCCTTGATAAAATGAATGAAAGGAAAGAACAAATGGATCCTTTCCTTTGGAAACATACAAGGGTCACTGGGATTCGATTGATTTTAGAAGGTAAAAAAAACCGATGAAATTAAAAATAGAAAACTTCGGAATCTTTTCTAAAAAAGAATTTCCAATCGAAAGAGTGACGGTATTCACAGGGCCCAATGAATCGGGAAAAACAACCATCCTCGATGCATTTGTCTCTGCACTTGTGAAAATTGTTGGAAGTACAAAGTTTGGTGCCACTTTGAATTCCCGATACAAAGCCGAAAGAAATTCCGATTTAGGAATTCCTAAACTCAGTTTATCACCCAATTTGTTTTTGAATTCACTTGTGATTCGTGAAGGGAATATGGATGTTGGTTCCGAAAAGGAGTTGGTATCCACCATTGAACAAACGATATTTGATAGTGGTTACAATCCCTCCCAATTAAAAGAACAAGTCGAACAACTTTCCGAAAAAACAGGAAAAAGAAAGTCAGCCAAAGACTGGAATTTGGCTTTGTCTGAATTAAACTTAGCCAAACAAAAGTTTGATGCTTCTGAATCTTCTTTAAATAGAATTTCTTCTCAATTTGTTGATTTACCCATTTGGGAAACCGAACGTCAAAAATTAAAACAAGAATTGGAGAATTCAAATTCCGAACAAACCAAATTGCAGTCAGAATTTCTCGAGTTTAAAGAAACCGAACAACACAACGAAGTGGATCGTGTCTATGGCCAACTATTACAATGGGAAACTTTGGAATCGGAGTCTAAACAAGAAGAAAAAATTCTACAGTCAGGTTGGGACCAAAAATCCAAACTCTTAGATGGCGAACTCAAATCATTAGAACAAAAACGAAATTTATCCAAAGAGAGACTTGTCGGGTTAGAATCAAAATTAGAATCGTCTTCTGCTCAAAAAAAACAGATCGAACAAAAATCTAAAAAACTAGAATCCTATTTTGATTATTTTGAAACTTGGAAACAAACGGTTCGAAGGTTTCAGGAAGAATCCCCTGTCGTAAAAAAGGTTATCTGGAATCCATTGTACAGAAGTTTGGCGGGAGTAGCTGGTGTCCTCGGAATTTTTTCTGGAATTTTGATTCTATTTTATGACTTCAGTGGATGGGCTTATATTCTTCCCGCGGCTTTGATTTTTTCTGCAGTTTGTTTGATGATTGTAGCCAAAGATACAAAAAATGAACGTGATGAACCCAAATGGAATGAAATGGTTCGCCGCATTGCCACGGAAATGGAAACAAAAACTCTGGGTGAGTGGAAACCAGAATCCATAACAATGGATTCCTTATCTTTATGTTTCCAAAGGTATGAAAGAGAATACACAAAACAAAAATTGGAATCAGAAGGTTTTGGTTCTACTCTGTCTTCTCTGGAAGAAGAAATCATTCGACTACGTGGAGAAGATAAAAAAATAAATGAAACCGTTTTGGAAAAAGAACGGGAGTTGGCAGGTGTTTGGCGAGAGGCGGGGGTTCAATCATTATCTGAACTTTCGGAATTGTACGTTCAAATTCGGTTGAAACAAGAAAAACTAAAAACTCTCACCGAGTCCTTAAAAATCGAATCCAAAAAATGGGGAACCGCAGATTTAGGGGAACTCAAACTTAAAACAAAAGACAAAATATCTGATCTTGAAAAAAAAGGAATTTCTAAAAGTTTTTCTTCTGAAGATAGGGCCACCAAACAAAGATTAGAAAATAGAATTCAAACACTTTCAGACAAAATCCGCGAATTAGAACGAAGTATTGTGGAACTGGAAAAAAAGTTAGATACAGGAAAGGCTGTTTTAGAATCACAAATGGTTCCTGCCCAAAAAGAATGGGAAACAAACAAACGTAACTTAGAACTGAAAGAAAAATGGAAAAATGATTTAGACAGAAACTTTCAAAGTTTGGAAGTGTTGTCCGAAATCTTTTCTGAGATGCAAGTAGAAAGTACGGACAAAATGTCCTCCCTTGTAAAATCACTCCAAACAAGAATGGATGCATTAAAAGGATCACTTCCCACAAAACAAATCCAGTGGAATGGTTTCTCTGACGAAATTCAAATCACCACAGACTCTTCTAGTGATCGTTTTCGTTTCGAAAATTTATCCACAGGAACTAAAGAACAAATTTCATTTGTTCTTCGGTTGGAATATGCTTTCCGGATTGGAAAACAATTCAATTTACCATTTTTACTTTTGGATGAACCGTTTCGACATATGGATGCGGAAAGACGTGACTCAGCTCTCGCATACACACTCCAGTGTTTAACAAATGCAGAGGAAGAATGGAAGGTGGTATTTTTTACTTTTGATAGCGAACTAGTTTCTAAGATAAAAGTTTTGGCAGCGGATCAAAAACTCCCCTGCCAAATCCATGAGTTGACTAAACGAGTTTCTTAGCTTCCGCAAGAACTGTATCGTAATTAGGTTCGCTACCTATTTCCGGTACGAGTTCTGTATATCTTACGATATCGTCTTTATCTACAACAAAAACGGCACGGGCAGAAAGAC
Coding sequences:
- a CDS encoding metallophosphoesterase family protein; its protein translation is MKLLQVSDLHLSQNSPEEKSYSLSVLREILQTAESTKCDRILFCGDLFNTFPDLESLRSEFLKEVSSYSGIIYFLPGNHEILEKKGNNNRYADYDWSSKVKVLDKTPYFLFEDNGIEFLSIPHQENYSELLLSPPPAKQTKLRIGLAHGTVSGMSFTGLSEEEEEGGSYLDPHLIQNLGLDYLAIGHLHRARTGMIGNCEVGYAGSSRVWRKGESGKRGGILLHVDGAKVRTESVYFKSAGEYREILVSLDTEGKPEESIETYLDGTNPEDWIVFRFLGYVDSMVEKQKFQETVLRDWKSKFRILEFDPDESQITVIQHLSENEFVKQFLDKMNERKEQMDPFLWKHTRVTGIRLILEGKKNR
- a CDS encoding CaiB/BaiF CoA transferase family protein; this encodes MSQNQNQSSKGPLAGVKVVDLSLLLPGPLCSQHLADMGAEVIKIENPRAYDGSRAMFKGKTGYPALYMMLNRNKKAITLNLKREQAKEILFKLLEDADILLEGFRPDGMDKMGIGYDVLKEKFPKLIYCGISGYGISGKYVDFAGHDLNYLAVSGVLDQTGNPPRPAGFQLADVGGGTLTALSAILAALYFREKTGKGQRIDISMTDASLQFLSLYGGILSSSEKSPEAGNDILSGKLPNYNVYETKEGRYVALGALEDMFFQTFLRAAGMENLTKDYPMNEENIPLIKQKLTDYFKSKTYSDLQPIFDNTDACLSPILNMKEVSEDPHMKERGMVIERNHPKYGPILQFGSPFHFSETPFVYRNDPPEHGEHTEEILGGLGFPKDKIAEFKKDRVI
- a CDS encoding ATP-binding protein gives rise to the protein MKLKIENFGIFSKKEFPIERVTVFTGPNESGKTTILDAFVSALVKIVGSTKFGATLNSRYKAERNSDLGIPKLSLSPNLFLNSLVIREGNMDVGSEKELVSTIEQTIFDSGYNPSQLKEQVEQLSEKTGKRKSAKDWNLALSELNLAKQKFDASESSLNRISSQFVDLPIWETERQKLKQELENSNSEQTKLQSEFLEFKETEQHNEVDRVYGQLLQWETLESESKQEEKILQSGWDQKSKLLDGELKSLEQKRNLSKERLVGLESKLESSSAQKKQIEQKSKKLESYFDYFETWKQTVRRFQEESPVVKKVIWNPLYRSLAGVAGVLGIFSGILILFYDFSGWAYILPAALIFSAVCLMIVAKDTKNERDEPKWNEMVRRIATEMETKTLGEWKPESITMDSLSLCFQRYEREYTKQKLESEGFGSTLSSLEEEIIRLRGEDKKINETVLEKERELAGVWREAGVQSLSELSELYVQIRLKQEKLKTLTESLKIESKKWGTADLGELKLKTKDKISDLEKKGISKSFSSEDRATKQRLENRIQTLSDKIRELERSIVELEKKLDTGKAVLESQMVPAQKEWETNKRNLELKEKWKNDLDRNFQSLEVLSEIFSEMQVESTDKMSSLVKSLQTRMDALKGSLPTKQIQWNGFSDEIQITTDSSSDRFRFENLSTGTKEQISFVLRLEYAFRIGKQFNLPFLLLDEPFRHMDAERRDSALAYTLQCLTNAEEEWKVVFFTFDSELVSKIKVLAADQKLPCQIHELTKRVS